The region AAATTCATAGTAAAAATGCCGGCAAGAATTGTAAATGCGCCGAAGTATTGTAAAAAAGCCGCGCGCTCTTGTAAAAAGATGGTCGAGATCATCCAGACGACGATCATCGCCCCACCGCGCATGATGCTATAAGATTTTCCTAGGCTGGTCGTGCGCAAGGCTTTCGCCAAAGTTAGAAAATAAAGTCCTTCAAAAATTCCCGAAAGAAATCCCAGGGCACCGACCGTATTATTCGGAAACTCCAACTGGCCAAATACGAACACAGTCATAAAAGTAAAAAGCCCCGACAATAAAATCGTGAGAAAAAGAAAGCTTTCTTTATCTTGCGAGGATTTAGCTAAGGCATTCCATCCCGCATGTAAAAAAGCCGAACCAATAAGCAATAAAGGACCCGTAGCCATATAAAAACCACCATACCTGCTTTTCCCGAAAGGTGCCTGCTTCTTTTTTGGGTCTACGCTGCATCAATGATGCGCTGTAGACCCAAAAAAGAAGCAGGCACCCTCAAAATATGGTATGAACGGGGCTCATGAAATTGGCAGATTTAGATTTTAGTTTTCCTGAAGAATTGATTGCGACTTCCCCGCAAAGGCCTTCTCGCGTGATGTGGGTGGAAGGGGGAGTTCCGCAAGAAATCACTTTGCAAGAGTTGATGTCACGGATTCCCGCAGGGGACGTGCTGGTTGTTAATAATACGCGCGTTTTAAAGCGCCGGGTGTTTGCTGGCGACGTCGAGATTCTTTTTCTTAAGCAAACAAGTTCCGTAGACTGGGAAGTTTTATTTCCTTCAAAAAAATATAAAGTCGGCTCTAGTCTCGAGCTTCCGTTGGGCGTCACCATGACTTTAGTGGAAAAAGGTCGTCCTCAAAAAGTGCGACTGAATCAGGAAGTCACTGAAGATTATTTCCAAAAAGTCGCGGAACTGCCTTTGCCGCCTTATATTCAAAAAGCGCGTGAACAGCGCCATACTGTAGAGGCTGATGAGTCCTGGTATCAAACGGCCTGGGCAAAAACTCCGGGAAGTTTTGCAGCTCCTACGGCAAGTTTGCATTTTTCTGCACAAGACATGGAGGCCTTAAAAGCCAAGGGCGTCGTCCTTTGTGAAGTTACTTTGCACGTGGGCTTAGGCACTTTTTTACCGGTCACCGCAGAAGATTTGAATGATCACGACATGCACGAAGAATACGTGGAAGTTTCAGCAGCCACGTGGGCGGTCGTGAATAACGCTCGTAAAAACGGCCACAAGGTTTGGTCCTTGGGGACGACGACCACGCGTTCGCTAGAAAGTGTGGGAAACGGTCTTTTGCAAGGGAACCCAGAAGAGGGTTTCCGTGGATTTACGAAGCTTTTAATTCAACCAGGTTATAAATTTAAAGTAGTCAATCGCCTCTTAACGAACTTCCATCAGCCGCAGTCCACGCTCTTAGCCCTGGTCGCTGGATTTTCTTCCCTGGAAACAGTAAAAGCTTGCTATCACTGGGCTATTGAGCGAAAGTTCCGACTCTTTTCATACGGAGATCTCTCGTGCTGGACGGAAACAAAACAATGACTTTAGGCGAATTCAAAGTTCATCAAACTGCGGGCAACGCACGTCGTGCCACGCTGATGACGGCACACGGTCCGGTGCAAACTCCGGTGTTTATGGCCGTGGGTACGAAAGCCACCGTGAAAGCTATGACTCCTGAAGAGTTGAAAGAGTGCGGCACTCAAGTTGTTCTAGGAAATACCTATCACCTTCATTTGCGTCCCGGTGAAAAGACGATTGCGAAAATGGGCGGTCTTCATAAATTCATGAACTGGCACGGCCCGATCTTAACGGACTCGGGTGGATTCCAAGTTTTCTCTTTGTCGCAGCTTCGTAATATGTCTGAAGAGGGTGTGGAGTTTCGCTCGCACTTAGATGGAGCGAAACATTTCATCTCTCCTGAAAAGAGCATGGAAATCCAAATGGATTTAGGCTCTGACATCATCATGGCGTTTGACGAATGTCTTCAGTACCCAGCTACCGAAGAAGAGATCGATAAATCCATGGCTTTGACTTACCGTTGGCTGTTGCGTTCGCGCGATGCCATGGTTCGCAAAGAGAGTCTTCTATTCGGTATTGTCCAAGGTGGTTTAAGTCTTAATCATCGATTAAAAAGTATGGAGCAAATCTGTTCGGTGGATCTTCCCGGTTATGCCTTGGGCGGATTCAGTGTGGGTGAGCCTATCCATTTGATGCACGAACTTTTACCAGATGTAGCTCCGAAAATGCCGGCAAATAAGCCGCGTTATTTGATGGGCGTAGGGACTCCCACGGACTTGATCATCGCGATTGATTCCGGCATTGATATGTTTGACTGCGTCATGCCTACAAGAGTGGCACGCAACGGAACCATCTTCACATGGAGAGGTAAAGTCAGCATTAAGCGCAGTGAATACCGTGAGGACAGTTCGCCTCTAGATCCAGAATGCGATTGTTATACTTGCCGCAATTATACGAAGGCTTACCTTCGTCACTTATTCTTAAGTGGTGAAATTTTAGGCTCTCGCTTGAACACGATTCACAATATTTATTTCTATATGAAATTGATGGAACGTGCCCGTAAAGCCATCGAGGAAGGCCGTTGGGAAGAGTTCCGCAACGACTGCTTGACGCGATTCGCAAAGAAGGACAGCTAGACTAAAATATTGATTCTTCTCAAGAATAATGCTGAATTTTACTGTCAGTTATTAACTTGGAGGAATCATGTTATTCGGACTTCTTGCATCCACAGCTCATGCACAAACAGCAACAGGCACTCAACCCTCAGCCTTTGAAATGTTTGTGCCATTTATCTTCATCTTCGTTATTTTCTATTTCCTCATCATCCGTCCTCAAGCCAAAAGACAAAAAGATCACCAGAAGTTTTTGTCAGAAGTTAAACGTGGCGATGAAGTGATCACTTCATCTGGTATCTTGGGTCGCGTGGAAGGCATCACAGACCAATTCGTAACTTTGGAAATCGCTGACGGCGTTAAAGTAAAAATGCTTCGCAGTCAGATTGCAACATCTCAGAAGGCAGCAACAGCAGAGGAAAAGAAATAATGGAAGGACTTCGTTGGAGATCTATTCTCGCAGCACTAGGAGTGGCGGCAGCCATCGTTTGGGTACTACCAAACGTTGTTAATTTCGGTGAAAAGGCATGGTGGCCTTCGAAACAAAAGCTGAACTACGGTTTGGACATCCAAGGTGGTTTGCACTTGGTTATGGGTGTGGACGTAGATGGCGTAGTTTCTGAAAGCACGCACCGTCTTATCACGTCAATGAAAGCGGACATGCAAAAAGAAAATGTCGCTGTGAAAGACGTGAAGTCCGTAAACCCAAATTTGGGTGAAGTGACTATCGACGTGAACGATGCTGCGGGTAAAGCAGCCGTAGAAAAATTCTTGGCAGACAAGTACTCAACAGTACTTCAAGTGATGAGCTCCACAGATACATCTATCACGACTCGTTACTTTGATGCTTACTTGAATGACTATAAAAACCGCGTGATTCAACAAGCGATTGAAACAATCCGCAACCGTATCGATGAGTTCGGTGTGGCGGAGCCTTCAATCTCTCAACAAGGTGCCAACCGCATCTTGATCCAACTTCCTGGTATGGAAGATGCAGAAAAAGCAAAGCAGTTGATCAATACAACGGCTAAATTGGATTTCATGATCGTTTCTAACGAAAAATCCCCGCAAGAACTTCAAGCGATGATCGCTGAAGCTGAAAAAGCAGGGAACTACAGCATGACGACGATGAAGTACTCTGATTACGTGACGAAGTTGAATGCAGACCTTGCTTCAAAGCTTCCAGCGAAATCCGTGATCTACTTCGAAAAGTCTGCCAACGCGACAACAATGGAAGCGGGCGCAATCCCATTCCTTCTTAAAACAGACACAGATTTGGGTGGAGACTCTTTGGATGACGCTTTCGTTGGTTACGACCAATATGGTGCTCCTCAAGTTTCTTTGCACTTCAACTCTGCAGGCTCGAATAAATTCGCGGACCTAACAGGCAACAACGTCAACAGACAGATGGCGATTGTTTTAGATAAAGTTGTGAAATCAGCTCCAAGCATTCGTGACCGTATTGCTGGTGGCCAAGCGGTGATCACTTTAGGTGGTGGTCGTGACCGCAATGGCATGATGGAAGAAGCGAAAATGATTTCAACGGCTCTTCGCGCGGGTGCTTTGCCAGCGTCTTTAGAGCAATTGGAAGAGCGTCGTGTAGGTCCAACATTGGGTGCTGACGCTATCAATAAAGCGAAATTGGGTTCTTATGTAGGTGCTGCAATTATCGTTTTGTTCATGTTGGCGTATTACAGAGCGCTGGGCGTGGTGGCGAGCATTTCATTAGGGATCAACGTTCTTGCTTTGTTTGCTTTGATGACAAGCATGGGCTTCACTTTAACGTTGCCAGGTATTGCAGGTATTGCTTTGACGGTGGGTTTTGCGGTTGATGCGAACGTTCTTATTAATGAGCGTATTAAGGAAGAGCTCCGTTTAGGCCATAGTATGGCTGTCGCAATTAAAGAAGGTTATCACCGTGCGATGTCGGCGATCATCGATGCCAACGTGACGACGGCGGCAACTGCGGTTGTGTTATTGTACTTCGGTACAGGTCCCGTGCGTGGTTTCGCAGTGACTCTATTGATCGGTATCGTGACTTCTATGTTTGCAAACGTGTTTGTATCGAAAGTCATCGTGGATCTTTTGGTTCATAAATTTAAAGTTAAAAAGTTGGCAGTGTAGAAGGTACAGCATGACAATTAAAAATGATTCTTTCGGACGTTTTGATTTTGTAGGAAAAGCCTGGTTGTTTGGTGGCATTTCCTTGATTTTGACTATTGTTTCTTTGATCTACCTTGCGGTGAACGGGATCAACTATGGTATCGACTTTAAAGGTGGTACTGAAATCCAAGTAAAGTTCGCTCAAGCAGTGACGATCCAGGATCTTCGTAAGTCTATCGATGACCTTAAGTTAGGTGAAGTCGGTGTTCAATCTTTCGGTGAGGGCAATGAATACATCGTTCGTTTCCAAGGCCGTGTGGGTAAAACAGACAAAGAGACGAATGAGATCTTAAATGCGGATCTTGGTAAAATCCGTAACGTGATCACAACTCAGTTTGCTTCTCAAGGCCCTGACATCCGTCGTGTCGACACGGTGGGACCTCAGGTGGGTGCAGAGTTGAAACGTAATGGTGTTCTTGCGGTATTCTACTGCTTGCTGGTAATCTTGATCTACGTTGCACTTCGTTTCGACTATAAGTTTGCTCCGGGCGCAGTTCTTTGCTTGTTCCATGATGCGGTCATCACATTGGCTGTTTTCGTGGCGGTAGGTAAAGAAGTGAACGTAGCTATCCTTGCGGCGATCATGACTTTGATTGGTTTCTCTCTGAACGATACGATCGTCGTATTTGACCGTATCCGTGAAACTGAAGGTCACTATCACGATAAAGGTTTTGGCTTCGTTATCAACAGATCTATCAATGAGATGTTGGTTCGTACTTTGATCACTTCAGGAACGACGTTTGTATCTGCGATCTGCTTGTACATCTTTGCAGACGGAACTGTTGAAGATATCGCCTTCGCTATGTGCGTGGGTATCTTCTTCGGAACTTACTCTTCTATCTACGTAGCAGCTCCGCTGGTACTTTTGATGGAAAAGTTGAACCTTAAAAAAGCCAGAGCGTAATAAGGACGGAATGAACCCTTTATGGAAGTCGCGTGATTTAACGATAGAAGCGGAAGTGCCCTCGACAGTCGAAGGGCAATGGCCGCCTCTCATCGGTAAGATTCTTGCGGCTCGAGGGTTCGCGGCTTCTCCCGAAGTGGAGAAGCTTCTTTTCCCGAAGCTCGCGGACTTGAAAGATCCTCTTTTGTTAAAGGGGATGTCTCAAGCTCTTGAGCGCCTAGGTCGGGCGTATCTCAATAAAGAAAAAATCTGTATCTATGCGGACTTTGACTTGGACGGAACGTCAGGTCTGGCTTTGCTTAAAACCGGCATGGTGGCTTTAGGTTTCCCTGAAGTTTTGCACTATCAGCCAAAGCGCCTTTCTGAAGGCTACGGATTTCACGTAGCGGCCGTCGAAGAACTTCATAAGCAGGGTGTGAGTGTTATCATCACGGTCGATGTCGGTATCACCGCCCATGCGGCCGTCAATCGCGCCAAAGAATTGGGCGTGGATGTGATCCTTACGGACCACCACTTGCCGGCTGACACGATCCCTAATGCCTACGTCGTTGTGAATCCGAATCAAGGTGATTGCCCTTCAGAGATGGGTTATCTTTGCGGCGCGGGTGTGGCGTTCTATCTTTTACGTGGGTTAAAACGCTACTTTCAAGATCATGAACAACTCCCTAAAAACAATTGGGATTTAAAAGAAGTTCTCGATTATTTCACGATCGGGACTTTGACGGACATGGTTCCTTTGGTGGACGACAATCGTGTCCTAGTGAAACATGGTTTGGTTAAACTAGCGGAAACCAAAAAAGCGGGCCTTCGAGCTTTACTTGAAGAGTTGGACCTTGTGGATCGCCCTTTAACAAGTCAAGACGTCGCGATCCGCTTTGCCCCTAAACTCAATGCGCTTTCGCGTATGGAGTCGGGCGTACTGCCTATTGATATTTTCCTTTTAGATGATGCCGCAAAGGCGCGTAACATGGTTCGTGAAGTTATGAAAAATAACTCCACCCGTGTGCAACTGCAAAATGACGCCGAGATCGAAGCTCAAGCTTTACTTAAAGAGTGGCCTCATCAGGATTTCGTTTTTGTCGCCTCAAAAACCTTCCATCGCGGCGTCGTAGGTCTTATCGCAACGAAGCTCACGCAAGTTTATAACAAGCCGGCCTTTGTGGGGTCGGTGGGTGATGACGGCATGATCGTGGGAAGTGCGCGTTTGCCGCAAGGTCAGGAAGCTTGCTTGGTCGAGGCGATGTCCAGCGCTCAAGATTTCTTAAGCCGGTTCGGGGGGCACTCGGCCGCCGCAGGATTTGAAATCGCAGAAACTCGCGTAGCTCATTTCATTGAAAAACTGAGTGGCCATTTTTCTGATCTTCGTGAAAAACCGAAGCCTTTAGAAATCTTCTATGATGTTGAGGCGAAGCTTTCTGAAGTCGGGGCGCCGTTAATGAAGTGGTATGACTTCGTGGGGCCTTTCGGTACTGGCTTTGCAATTCCATTGATTCATTTTTCAAATATTCAAATTTTGTCCAAACGAGAGTTAAAGGGTGGTCACCTGCGTTTAAGAATCGCAGATCCGGATGGTCGCTCCTCTTCAGAAGCGCTGTTATTCACGCCGACACCTCGTCAGTTGGACACTTTACAAAACGTTCCCGGCTTTTACCATATTCTGGGCGAGCTTCAGTGGAACTACTATGCCGGTCAAAAAACCGTGCAGATTCTTATTCGTGATTTAAAGGTAGCTAGCACATGAAACCAGCAAAAAAAGTCGTTGTTCTTTTATCGGCGGGGTTAGACTCGACGGTGAATGCATTTGATGCCGTTAAGCACGGCCATGAAATTGTTCTGGCTTTGACTTTCAACTATGGCCAGCGAGCCGCTCAAAAGGAAATCGAATCAGCCGCAAAACTAGCGGCGCACTTAAAGGTTCCGCATAAAGTGGTGGATTTGCCTTGGTTCAAAGATTTTAACACATCATCTTTGTTAGTTGAAGATCAAGCGGTTCCAGTCGGGGCTCAAGTTGAAATCGATAATATGCAAAAATCGGCGGAATCAGCGAAGTCCGTGTGGGTTCCTAATCGCAATGGCATTTTTTTGAATATTGCAGCGGCTTACGCGGAGGCTTTAGGGGCAACAGCCGTGATTCCGGGATTCAACGTCGAAGAAGCTGCGACTTTCCCGGATAACTCCAAAGAGTTCATGGATACGGCGACGAAAGCTCTGCACTATTCGACATCAAATCATGTGACGGTGGGTTGCTATACAGTTCACTTGAAAAAAACGGACATTGTTCGTTTAGGTCATGGATTGAAAGTTCCTTGGGAGATGATCTGGCCTTGTTACTTCTCTGGAGAGCAGTGGTGTGGGCAGTGTGAATCTTGCCAACGTTCTAAGCGCGCGTTCGCGTCGGCGAATGTGGATGTGAAACATCTGTTTAAGGATTACTAATGAAAACACTTTTTATAGAAAAGAAATTTCCTTACGATGGAACTCAACTGCATTCCCTATTTGCGTATCTGGATCATAAGGTTTTAGGACCGTCGATTGTTTCTTGGCAGGGAGCTTGCTCTATCTCTTTTGATCACATGGTGGATGGAGAAGACCTTTTAGAACAAGCGGAGATCAAAGGCGATGAAATGCTTCATTTCATCATCGAAGTCTTTGATCGTGATTTGTTTTCAGGCGTGGCTTTGCAAAGGCTTTTTGCTTCGATCACGCGTGACTACTTACAAGCTGCATCTTCTGCTTTGGTGGGTAAGTCGTTGGTGCGTGAGGGGGATGATATTTACCTGGATGATCGCAAGCTGAGTATCAGCATTGCTACGAAATCGCCCGTATCGGTGATGGTGCATTTTGCGATGAATATCACTAATGACGGAACACCGGTAAAAACTTTGTCTTTGCAGGACTTGAAATTAGATCCTCGAAAAGTTTCCGAGGACCTCATGGCGAAATTTAAGAAAGAATATGATTCGATAGTCGTGGCGACGCAGAAAGTGCGCCCCGTTTCTTAGTGATGGTCGTGAGCGGAAGAAGGTTTTTCTTCTGCGAGTTTAGGCAACGGAAGCTTGTAACTGACTTCGTTTCCAACAGCGCCATCACGCACGGCTTTTACTTTCAGTTCGCCTTTTAATGGGTACTTCTTCGTAGGCGCGCAGTGAAAGTGATTTCCTCCCATGACGGAGCACTTAAAATCCACTTTGTCTTTTCCATTCACGGCAGAAACCTCGATTTTAGAATTCTTGACGGTAGGGTACTTAAATTCCATGTCTAAAAGAAAAATGTGGGCGTCTTGTTTTTCATCTAACATAAGCTCGGTATGAAAGGCTCCGGGCATGCGAATATGTCCGCCGTGAGGGCCTTCCTTGTCTTCGCCATGGGCTAGGGCTATAAATGGTGTCAGAATCAATAGAGATAGTAATTTCATAGTGTTTTCCTTATTTATCAGTCTTTCTAGGAATGAGACGTGGGTTTTGTGACATAAATCTAAATATTTATTTCTGTCACTAAAACCAGGGTGGTCTCCTAATACAGTTCAGAAGGCGGGCAGGTTTAAAATGGATGCTGAAAAACTAGATCAAACTGAAAAATCAACTGAACTTCAACTTATGGGTATGACCTGCGTAAATTGCGCGGCCAAGGTGGAAAAGACCCTCAATTCTTTTCCAGATATTAAAGCTTCGGTCAATTTTGCGACCGAGAAAGCGCACGTCGAGTTCTTAGGAAATACCGATGTTTCTCAACTTTTAAAAGCCATTCAGGATATTGGCTATCAAGCTTATGAAGTCAGTAACGAAATAGAATCCTCCAAATTTAAAGAGGAAGCGGCGGCGGAATACAAAAAAGAACTTCGTCATTTTATTATTTCCTTAGTTCTGACGATCCCGTTTCTTATCGAAATGGTTTGGATGTTCACAGGAGCACATCACGAGTTTATCCCGCGCTGGGTGCAATTGGTTATGGCGACCCCGGTGCAGTTCTGGATCGGTTGGAGATTCTATCGGGGTTCCTTCTTTGCTCTAAGATCTAAGAGCGCTAACATGGATGTCTTAGTCGCGCTAGGAACATCTATGGCTTATCTTTTAAGTGCCGTGGTGACAGTTCTAAATTGGAAGGATCAACACGTTTACTTCGAGGCCAGCACCGCGATTATCACTTTGATTCTTCTTGGAAAATTAATGGAGAGCCGAGCTAAAGGAAAAACTTCCGAGGCCGTGGAAAGTCTTCTTCGTTTGCAGCCAAAGAAAGCATTCGTTGAAAAGGATGGGCAGATTATCGAAGTCGCGACGTCTGATTTGAAAGCCGGCGATATTGTTGTGGTGAAGAACGGAGAAGGTGTTCCAGTCGACGGTATCGTGGCCTCTGGGGAATCCTCCATCGATGAGTCTATGTTGACGGGTGAAAGCATTCCCGTGCAGAAAGTCGCGGGCGACGCCGTTTATGCGGCGACACTGAATCAGGAAGGCACACTTAAAATAAAAGCGACAGGGGTTGGAAGTAAAACTCAACTAGCTCAGATCATTAAGATCGTAACAACGGCCCAAGGATCGAAAGCACCGATTCAAAGAATGGCTGATAAAATTTCAGGCGTCTTTGTTCCTGTCGTTGTTCTTATAAGTATCATTACATTCTTCGCGACTTGGTTCCTTGCAGGGGATCTGACTTCCGCATTTATTGCGTCAGTTTCTGTGTTAGTCATTGCGTGTCCTTGTGCTCTGGGTTTAGCGACTCCGACAGCAGTCGTCGTCGGAATTGGTAAGGGAGCTCAAGCCGGAGTTTTATTCCGCG is a window of Bdellovibrio bacteriovorus DNA encoding:
- a CDS encoding heavy metal translocating P-type ATPase, which gives rise to MDAEKLDQTEKSTELQLMGMTCVNCAAKVEKTLNSFPDIKASVNFATEKAHVEFLGNTDVSQLLKAIQDIGYQAYEVSNEIESSKFKEEAAAEYKKELRHFIISLVLTIPFLIEMVWMFTGAHHEFIPRWVQLVMATPVQFWIGWRFYRGSFFALRSKSANMDVLVALGTSMAYLLSAVVTVLNWKDQHVYFEASTAIITLILLGKLMESRAKGKTSEAVESLLRLQPKKAFVEKDGQIIEVATSDLKAGDIVVVKNGEGVPVDGIVASGESSIDESMLTGESIPVQKVAGDAVYAATLNQEGTLKIKATGVGSKTQLAQIIKIVTTAQGSKAPIQRMADKISGVFVPVVVLISIITFFATWFLAGDLTSAFIASVSVLVIACPCALGLATPTAVVVGIGKGAQAGVLFRDAKALELAEKIKVLVLDKTGTITEGKPQVTDVVVTQGSQEDLLRWAASLEMGSSHPLAQAIVDEAKKHGSSLPAVTNFRSVAGQGVEGVIEGRQMRLGRPHWVAPEYSLNKETLALLEGQGKTVMTLADDSRVLGYIAVADKIRETSKKAIAELQEKGIRVMMLTGDNEGTAKEIAAQAGIKEFKHSVKPADKASVIVALKRQKNRVAMVGDGINDAPALAVADVSFSMSSGTDIAIETADVTLMKNDLQSVVQAIELSEMTLKKIRQNLFFAFFYNVLGIPLAAMGMLNPVIAGAAMAMSSVSVVSNSLLLKRKSLS
- the secF gene encoding protein translocase subunit SecF, with the translated sequence MTIKNDSFGRFDFVGKAWLFGGISLILTIVSLIYLAVNGINYGIDFKGGTEIQVKFAQAVTIQDLRKSIDDLKLGEVGVQSFGEGNEYIVRFQGRVGKTDKETNEILNADLGKIRNVITTQFASQGPDIRRVDTVGPQVGAELKRNGVLAVFYCLLVILIYVALRFDYKFAPGAVLCLFHDAVITLAVFVAVGKEVNVAILAAIMTLIGFSLNDTIVVFDRIRETEGHYHDKGFGFVINRSINEMLVRTLITSGTTFVSAICLYIFADGTVEDIAFAMCVGIFFGTYSSIYVAAPLVLLMEKLNLKKARA
- the recJ gene encoding single-stranded-DNA-specific exonuclease RecJ, encoding MNPLWKSRDLTIEAEVPSTVEGQWPPLIGKILAARGFAASPEVEKLLFPKLADLKDPLLLKGMSQALERLGRAYLNKEKICIYADFDLDGTSGLALLKTGMVALGFPEVLHYQPKRLSEGYGFHVAAVEELHKQGVSVIITVDVGITAHAAVNRAKELGVDVILTDHHLPADTIPNAYVVVNPNQGDCPSEMGYLCGAGVAFYLLRGLKRYFQDHEQLPKNNWDLKEVLDYFTIGTLTDMVPLVDDNRVLVKHGLVKLAETKKAGLRALLEELDLVDRPLTSQDVAIRFAPKLNALSRMESGVLPIDIFLLDDAAKARNMVREVMKNNSTRVQLQNDAEIEAQALLKEWPHQDFVFVASKTFHRGVVGLIATKLTQVYNKPAFVGSVGDDGMIVGSARLPQGQEACLVEAMSSAQDFLSRFGGHSAAAGFEIAETRVAHFIEKLSGHFSDLREKPKPLEIFYDVEAKLSEVGAPLMKWYDFVGPFGTGFAIPLIHFSNIQILSKRELKGGHLRLRIADPDGRSSSEALLFTPTPRQLDTLQNVPGFYHILGELQWNYYAGQKTVQILIRDLKVAST
- the tgt gene encoding tRNA guanosine(34) transglycosylase Tgt; this translates as MTLGEFKVHQTAGNARRATLMTAHGPVQTPVFMAVGTKATVKAMTPEELKECGTQVVLGNTYHLHLRPGEKTIAKMGGLHKFMNWHGPILTDSGGFQVFSLSQLRNMSEEGVEFRSHLDGAKHFISPEKSMEIQMDLGSDIIMAFDECLQYPATEEEIDKSMALTYRWLLRSRDAMVRKESLLFGIVQGGLSLNHRLKSMEQICSVDLPGYALGGFSVGEPIHLMHELLPDVAPKMPANKPRYLMGVGTPTDLIIAIDSGIDMFDCVMPTRVARNGTIFTWRGKVSIKRSEYREDSSPLDPECDCYTCRNYTKAYLRHLFLSGEILGSRLNTIHNIYFYMKLMERARKAIEEGRWEEFRNDCLTRFAKKDS
- the yajC gene encoding preprotein translocase subunit YajC yields the protein MLFGLLASTAHAQTATGTQPSAFEMFVPFIFIFVIFYFLIIRPQAKRQKDHQKFLSEVKRGDEVITSSGILGRVEGITDQFVTLEIADGVKVKMLRSQIATSQKAATAEEKK
- the queA gene encoding tRNA preQ1(34) S-adenosylmethionine ribosyltransferase-isomerase QueA — translated: MKLADLDFSFPEELIATSPQRPSRVMWVEGGVPQEITLQELMSRIPAGDVLVVNNTRVLKRRVFAGDVEILFLKQTSSVDWEVLFPSKKYKVGSSLELPLGVTMTLVEKGRPQKVRLNQEVTEDYFQKVAELPLPPYIQKAREQRHTVEADESWYQTAWAKTPGSFAAPTASLHFSAQDMEALKAKGVVLCEVTLHVGLGTFLPVTAEDLNDHDMHEEYVEVSAATWAVVNNARKNGHKVWSLGTTTTRSLESVGNGLLQGNPEEGFRGFTKLLIQPGYKFKVVNRLLTNFHQPQSTLLALVAGFSSLETVKACYHWAIERKFRLFSYGDLSCWTETKQ
- a CDS encoding DUF366 family protein, translated to MKTLFIEKKFPYDGTQLHSLFAYLDHKVLGPSIVSWQGACSISFDHMVDGEDLLEQAEIKGDEMLHFIIEVFDRDLFSGVALQRLFASITRDYLQAASSALVGKSLVREGDDIYLDDRKLSISIATKSPVSVMVHFAMNITNDGTPVKTLSLQDLKLDPRKVSEDLMAKFKKEYDSIVVATQKVRPVS
- the secD gene encoding protein translocase subunit SecD, with product MEGLRWRSILAALGVAAAIVWVLPNVVNFGEKAWWPSKQKLNYGLDIQGGLHLVMGVDVDGVVSESTHRLITSMKADMQKENVAVKDVKSVNPNLGEVTIDVNDAAGKAAVEKFLADKYSTVLQVMSSTDTSITTRYFDAYLNDYKNRVIQQAIETIRNRIDEFGVAEPSISQQGANRILIQLPGMEDAEKAKQLINTTAKLDFMIVSNEKSPQELQAMIAEAEKAGNYSMTTMKYSDYVTKLNADLASKLPAKSVIYFEKSANATTMEAGAIPFLLKTDTDLGGDSLDDAFVGYDQYGAPQVSLHFNSAGSNKFADLTGNNVNRQMAIVLDKVVKSAPSIRDRIAGGQAVITLGGGRDRNGMMEEAKMISTALRAGALPASLEQLEERRVGPTLGADAINKAKLGSYVGAAIIVLFMLAYYRALGVVASISLGINVLALFALMTSMGFTLTLPGIAGIALTVGFAVDANVLINERIKEELRLGHSMAVAIKEGYHRAMSAIIDANVTTAATAVVLLYFGTGPVRGFAVTLLIGIVTSMFANVFVSKVIVDLLVHKFKVKKLAV
- the queC gene encoding 7-cyano-7-deazaguanine synthase QueC — protein: MKPAKKVVVLLSAGLDSTVNAFDAVKHGHEIVLALTFNYGQRAAQKEIESAAKLAAHLKVPHKVVDLPWFKDFNTSSLLVEDQAVPVGAQVEIDNMQKSAESAKSVWVPNRNGIFLNIAAAYAEALGATAVIPGFNVEEAATFPDNSKEFMDTATKALHYSTSNHVTVGCYTVHLKKTDIVRLGHGLKVPWEMIWPCYFSGEQWCGQCESCQRSKRAFASANVDVKHLFKDY